In Bermanella sp. WJH001, the genomic stretch ATATTCCCAATCTATTAGATTTAATGTGCCGTTTTTATTTTTTATCCAGTTGTGGGTGTTGGTGTCCATGTGGCATAGGCATACAAGATGATTATTAGGCTGTAAGGCAGTATCTAATTCTTGTTTGAGTTGCTGAAGATTGGGATTTTGCATGCTGGGTTTGGGCAGTGTTTGTGCCCAAAAAAACTCTGTTCTTACATAGGTGTTTACACTAGGCCAGTGTTTTTCTATAGGTTGCTTGTGTGTGCTTAAAAGTAGCTTTGCAACTTGTTCAAGGTCTTCTGATATTTCAAAGCCTGCGGACTGGTGTTCTGCCAGTGTGTAGCCTGAGATGTAAGGTCTTACCCAGTATTTAAAATCTGGATCGTTATACGAAATAGCTGGGCAAATACCTAATTTACTTATGCGCTCAACAATTTCATATTCGTTTTGATGATGAATATTTAATGTTTTGGCATTTTTGGCATTAATACGAATGACAAACTGCTGGTTGTTTTCGTTTGGCAGTGTGACTAACCAGTTTTCATTGGTTAGCCCTTGTTCAAGAGGGATGAAATCACAGGCTGTTTGCTCGTATTGGTTTAAGATTGGCCAAAGGGGCCAATCTTTTAAAACGTCATGCAATGTCTGTAATTGGTTGTTCATATTAAGCGGGTTGCGCGT encodes the following:
- a CDS encoding choline/ethanolamine kinase family protein, producing the protein MNNQLQTLHDVLKDWPLWPILNQYEQTACDFIPLEQGLTNENWLVTLPNENNQQFVIRINAKNAKTLNIHHQNEYEIVERISKLGICPAISYNDPDFKYWVRPYISGYTLAEHQSAGFEISEDLEQVAKLLLSTHKQPIEKHWPSVNTYVRTEFFWAQTLPKPSMQNPNLQQLKQELDTALQPNNHLVCLCHMDTNTHNWIKNKNGTLNLIDWEYAGLGDPIWDLAVFSDSAKLSLSEEKKLLSFYGDYTVDQLHLAKLQMEYLSILWFAVQENTDSNTLYCELKNLAARASIKTDQAL